One window from the genome of Cucumis melo cultivar AY chromosome 12, USDA_Cmelo_AY_1.0, whole genome shotgun sequence encodes:
- the LOC103502435 gene encoding alpha carbonic anhydrase 7-like: MGKILCSLIFSSLLLFSLKARSQEVEDERGFDYERDGEKGPVHWGELRAEWHKCKGGLMQSPIDLLHERVEVISHLGDLQINYKSSNATLKNRGHDMMMKWVDGGGYTEMNGTQYKLKQCHWHSPSEHTIDGKNFDLEAHLVHESSNGMVSVIGILYQIGEPDYFLSTIKEDLEVASNTHEEERVVGIIDPNILKMGSKQYYRYIGSLTVPPCTEDVMWTIIHQVRTVTEEQVKLLRVAVHDDSNSNARPLQPIYNRTMQLQRSKDSE; the protein is encoded by the exons AGGATGAAAGAGGGTTTGATTATGAAAGAGATGGGGAAAAAGGACCGGTCCATTGGGGAGAGCTTAGAGCAGAGTGGCATAAATGCAAGGGTGGGTTAATGCAATCTCCAATTGATCTATTGCATGAAAGAGTTGAAGTTATTTCACATTTGGGTGACCTTCAAATCAACTACAAATCTTCTAATGCCACACTCAAGAATAGAGGCCATGACATGATG ATGAAATGGGTGGATGGAGGTGGATACACGGAGATGAATGGAACTCAATATAAACTAAAACAGTGTCATTGGCACTCACCTTCTGAGCACACCATTGATGGCAAGAATTTTGATCTTGAAGCTCACTTAGTTCATGAAAGCTCAAATGGAATGGTTTCTGTCATTGGAATCTTGTATCAAATTGGAGAACCCGATTACTTCTTATCAACG ATTAAAGAAGATTTAGAAGTGGCCTCAAATACACACGAAGAAGAGAGAGTGGTTGGAATAATTGAtccaaatatattgaaaatgggtagCAAACAATATTATAGATACATTGGCTCACTTACTGTTCCACCATGCACTGAAGATGTTATGTGGACTATCATTCATCAG GTGAGGACTGTTACAGAAGAGCAAGTAAAATTACTTCGAGTGGCTGTCCATGAT GACTCGAATTCTAACGCAAGACCATTGCAACCTATCTACAACAGAACAATGCAACTCCAAAGATCCAAAGACAGTGAATAA